One stretch of Hevea brasiliensis isolate MT/VB/25A 57/8 chromosome 12, ASM3005281v1, whole genome shotgun sequence DNA includes these proteins:
- the LOC110672164 gene encoding uncharacterized protein LOC110672164 encodes MFLLKTWRSTAFGVCGYFNFTKSGFLEHSKNFKPEDMQSRIEGKNCIVTGANSGIGYATAEGLASRGANVYMVCRNKERGEAALSKIRSTTGNQNVHLEVCDLSSVSEIKSFASKFASKEVPIHVLVNNAGLLENKRITTSEGFELNFAVNVLGTFAMTESMVPLLEKAAPDARVITVSSGGMYTAPLTADLQFSDAKFDGSEQYARNKRVQVALTEKWAEIYKDRGISFYSMHPGWAATPGVAKSLPNFNKLFSGNLRTSEQGADTVIWLALQPKEKLVSGAFYFDRAEAPKHLKFAATSGSHSLTDSIISNLHSMSTLSS; translated from the exons ATGTTCCTTCTTAAG ACATGGAGATCAACTGCTTTTGGTGTTTGTGGGTACTTCAATTTCACCAAATCTGGCTTCTT GGAGCATTCCAAAAATTTCAAGCCAGAAGATATGCAGTCTAGAATTGAAGGGAAGAATTGCATAGTTACAGGAGCAAATTCTGGCATTGGTTACGCAACTGCCGAGGGCCTTGCTTCACG TGGGGCAAATGTATATATGGTATGTCGTAACAAGGAACGGGGGGAGGCTGCCCTTTCTAAAATTCGATCTACAACAGGAAACCAAAATGTTCACTTGGAG GTTTGTGATCTTTCATCTGTTAGTGAGATCAAGTCTTTTGCATCTAAATTTGCTTCAAAGGAAGTTCCAATTCATGTATTG GTTAACAATGCTGGTTTGCTTGAGAATAAAAGAATCACCACATCAGAAGG GTTTGAATTGAATTTTGCTGTGAATGTGTTGGGCACTTTCGCCATGACAGAATCAATGGTGCCTTTGTTAGAGAAAGCAGCACCTGATGCTCGAGTGATTACAGTTTCATCTGGTGGAATGTACACAGCTCCCTTGACTGCTGATCTACAA TTTAGTGATGCGAAATTTGATGGGTCGGAACAGTATGCTCGCAACAAGCGAGTTCAG GTGGCATTAACCGAGAAGTGGGCTGAAATTTACAAGGATAGAGGGATCTCGTTCTACTCAATGCACCCAGGTTGGGCTGCGACGCCAGGAGTTGCTAAGAGTTTGCCTAATTTTAATAAGTT ATTCTCAGGAAATCTAAGAACAAGCGAGCAAGGTGCAGACACAGTTATTTGGCTAGCTTTACAGCCGAAGGAAAAGCTAGTCTCAGGTGCATTTTATTTTGATAGAGCTGAAGCCCCTAAACACCTGAAGTTTGCGGCTACCAGTGGCTCACATTCATTAACCGACAGCATTATCAGCAATCTCCATTCCATGTCTACACTTTCCTCTTGA
- the LOC110666893 gene encoding tryptophan aminotransferase-related protein 3-like — MAKIQNSKHTLFLGGSVLLNLLFINLFMHGGWKQSNWTKTAAEEAEAVASISCSGHGRAFLDGLLGVDGKPVCECNSCFKGPDCSDPIPNCEVDADSGDPMFLEPFWLKHAARSSLVVPGWHRMSYEFGDGSLISEELENHIRRLHSVVGNANTDGRYIIFGAGATQLLNAAVHALSSNDDGDDTSSSPSRVVASIPYYPVYREQTEFFQSEDYRFDGDTMSRKNKMDYLSNNYIELVTSPNNPDGQLKKAVLQGESVKTIHDLAYNWPHFTAIPAPADEDLLIFTVSKLTGHAGSRFGWAIVKDEAVYQRMLTYINLSVYGVPRETQLRVLKLLKVVLEGEGKEMFEFGFKTMANRWRKLSKIFSASRRFSVQDLEHQYCSFSKKIRGPSPAFAWVKCEREEDKDCFQVLKSGANIIGRQGSLFGGESNYVRLSLVKSQYEFNLLLERIEALVQQEPHNKIIQGENMGELHP; from the exons ATGGCTAAGATTCAAAACTCTAAGCACACGCTTTTCTTGGGTGGTTCAGTGCTTCTGAATCTCTTATTTATTAATCTGTTTATGCATGGCGGGTGGAAACAAAGTAACTGGACAAAAACAGCAGCAGAAGAAGCTGAAGCTGTTGCATCCATTTCATGCTCAGGGCATGGAAGGGCTTTCTTGGATGGTTTATTAGGTGTTGATGGTAAACCTGTTTGTGAATGCAATTCTTGCTTTAAAGGTCCTGATTGCTCAGACCCAATTCCAAATTGTGAGGTGGATGCAGATAG TGGAGATCCCATGTTCTTGGAGCCTTTCTGGTTGAAACATGCTGCGAGGAGCTCCCTGGTGGTGCCTGGATGGCATCGTATGAGCTATGAATTCGGAGATGGTTCTCTAATCTCAGAAGAGCTCGAGAATCACATTCGAAGACTCCACTCTGTGGTTGGGAATGCAAATACAGATGGGAGATACATTATTTTTGGTGCAGGAGCAACCCAACTTCTTAATGCTGCAGTGCATGCTCTTTCCTCTAATGATGATGGTGATGATACATCTTCATCGCCTTCTAGGGTTGTAGCTTCAATCCCATACTACCCA GTTTATAGAGAGCAGACAGAGTTTTTCCAATCTGAAGATTACAGGTTCGATGGAGATACTATGTCTCGGAAGAATAAAATGGACTACTTGTCAAACAATTATATTGAACTTGTGACCTCGCCCAACAATCCTGACGGTCAGTTgaagaaagcagttcttcaaggAGAATCAGTAAAGACAATTCATGATCTTGCCTACAATTGGCCTCATTTTACAGCTATCCCAGCTCCTGCTGATGAAGACCTCCTGATATTTACAGTTTCCAAGCTCACAGGTCATGCTGGCAGTAGATTCGG GTGGGCAATAGTAAAGGATGAAGCTGTATACCAAAGAATGTTAACATATATAAATCTAAGTGTCTATGGTGTCCCTCGAGAAACCCAGTTGCGAGTTTTGAAGCTCCTGAAAGTAGTTCTTGAAGGAGAAGGAAAGGAAATGTTTGAATTTGGATTCAAAACAATGGCCAATCGATGGAGAAAATTGAGCAAGATCTTTTCAGCATCGAGAAGGTTTTCTGTCCAAGATCTTGAGCATCAATACTGTTCCTTTTCCAAGAAAATCAGGGGTCCTTCTCCAG CTTTTGCATGGGTGAAGTGCGAGAGAGAAGAAGATAAGGATTGTTTCCAAGTCCTGAAATCAGGTGCCAATATCATTGGCCGCCAAGGCAGCTTGTTTGGTGGTGAAAGCAACTATGTGCGTCTCAGCCTCGTCAAAAGCCAATATGAATTCAATTTATTACTTGAAAGGATTGAAGCATTAGTGCAACAAGAACCTCACAATAAAATCATCCAAGGAGAGAATATGGGAGAACTGCATCCATAA